The proteins below are encoded in one region of Cololabis saira isolate AMF1-May2022 chromosome 13, fColSai1.1, whole genome shotgun sequence:
- the polr2eb gene encoding DNA-directed RNA polymerases I, II, and III subunit RPABC1, whose product MDDEEETYRLWKIRKTIMQLCHDRGYLVTQDELDQTLDEFKSQFGDKPSEGRPRRTDLTVLVAHNDDPTDQMFVFFPEEPKVGIKTIKMYCQRMQEENITRAIIVVQMGMTPSAKQSLVDMAPKYILEQFLQQELLINITEHELVPEHIVMTKEEVTELLARYKLKESQLPRIQAGDPVARYFGLKRGQVVKIIRPSETAGRYITYRLVQ is encoded by the exons ATggatgatgaggaggagacATACAGGCTGTGGAAGATCCGCAAAACCATTATGCAG CTGTGCCACGACCGAGGATACCTGGTGACCCAGGACGAGTTGGACCAGACCCTGGACGAGTTCAAGAGCCAGTTCGGGGACAAGCCGAGCGAGGGTCGTCCCCGGAGGACCGACCTGACGGTGCTGGTGGCGCACAACGACGACCCCACCGACCAGATGTTCGTCTTCTTCCCCG AGGAGCCCAAGGTGGGGATCAAGACAATTAAAATGTATTGTCAGAGGATGCAAGAGGAGAACATCACACGAGCCATCATTGTCGTTCAGATGGGCATGACGCCATCGGCCAAACAG TCTCTAGTGGACATGGCCCCCAAGTACATACTGGAGCAGTTTCTGCAACAAGAGCTGCTCATTAACATCACGGAGCACGAG CTTGTCCCAGAGCACATTGTCATGACAAAGGAGGAAGTGACTGAACTACTAGCAAGATA TAAATTAAAGGAAAGCCAGCTGCCAAGGATCCAGGCGGGGGACCCTGTGGCTCGGTACTTCGGCTTGAAAAGAGGACAG GTCGTGAAGATTATCCGACCCAGTGAAACGGCTGGAAGATACATCACATACAGACTGGTCCAGTGA